Genomic segment of Populus nigra chromosome 14, ddPopNigr1.1, whole genome shotgun sequence:
GTACTCCTAGTTCTGCTTCTAccatttggtgtgataatctAGGTGCTACTTATTTGTCTGCAAATCCTATCTTTCATTCTCATACTAAACATGTTAaggttgattatcattttgtatgTGATAGGGTTGCCAAGAAGGAGATTCACATTCATTTTATCTCTTCTTAGGATCAACTTGTAGATGTCTTTACTAAACCACTTCCTACTGCTTCTTATACTGCTTTTTGGTTCAAGCTTCTGGTTGATTTTCCACCCTCAACTTGAGGGGcgtattatagaatgtatatatctaagaaatattatttgattaatctaGTGTTGTAATCTCTACATTAACTATTGTATATTGCtctacataaataaataaaaaaggttggCTAACTAATAGGTTAAGTCTCCTATTTCTCTTCAAATCAAAGTCTTTGTATTACTAAAAAAACCTTCCAAtctcatttttctctttgttttgaataatattttttattagcattAAAGATAGAAAAAGTTACCATTGAATAGTGAAAATGCAGAAAGTGGAGGCccagatgaaaaagaaaacacaaagtATGTGATtaggaaaataatttacttcTGGAAGGAACACATATAAGTTGGGCAAGTGAGTttccaaaggaaaagaaagagacaagTACATGATGacctataaataaaattaaactcttgaaggaattaataaatctaataaaaaaattgaaaattttgaatcatCACATAAAGGAGAACCCAAACTTAGGCAGAAGTTTCAAGAAAACACCTCAACTGCGAAAACGATTCTTATTGCTGGCCATGAAACCAGATTCCTACTTTGCTGTTGTTGCATGCAGTGTGAGACTGATGGAAACTCAAGAGAAAAATaggtttataaattttttgaaaggtgtttgatattttatttcttattgcTTGATGAAACGACTACCCAttgttataaaatctaattaaatatttgaagagtaaaagaacaaataaagagttttgtttggatttgaacGAAATAGTCTCTTTGcttattatttgaaattatgtttgattattatttttgaacgGATCAAGTTATGAGAATGAAACAGATTTCctgtaaataaatattataaagttaaTACGCTATATAgccttatatatatacataaactaGATAAAATGAGTATTTTATGTAGTTACGTGAGATGTTAATTTTCATAAGAATTTACAAAAGAAAGAGTTGCGTTTGTATTTGAGGAGTTAACTTCACCAAGAACAAGCTATCTTCTTGGTCATATTATTTGAAGTTCTTCAACGAAGAAAACATGACTTGGCTGCTTTAcatcatgaatatatatatatttaaaagttgaatttcaaaattattttatgcacTTGCTCCCCATTGCATGTTAATACCATAAAAGATAGAACGCATGAGTTGACTTGTCAAAGAAAATAATGCCTAGGAGttcttgataataaaaaaaaataattaaacacgtGACTTGACATTTCCCACTTTCAACTTTTCAACAGACGGTACTCTCTATATATACCACCAAGCAACGACATTACTGAGCACAAGCAAGGCATTACGAAAATATTACGTCCTGCCAAGCGAAACCAAAAGCCTTTACTTTTTTATAGTACTATcaatcaccaaaaaaaataattaaaaatgggAGATAGCAACAATCAAGCAACGCATTTTGTTTTGATCCATGGTATAGCTTCAGGAGCTTGGGCATGGTACAAGGTGAGGACAATGCTAGAGGCAGCTGGCCACTCTGTCACAGCCCTTGACATGAGTGCATCAGGGGTGAACACAAAAACACTGGAAGAAGTTGTTACTTTTGATCAGTATAATGAGCCCTTGATCGAGTTCATGGCCAGCTTAGCTGAAAATGAAAAGGTTGTATTGGTGGGTCATAGTCTAGGTGGCTTAAACGTGGCTTTTGCTATGGAGAAGTTCCCAGAGAAGATTTCTCTAGCTGTTTTTGTTACAGCATTCTTGCCTGATACCGAGCACCGGCCATCGTATATGTTAGAGAAGGTAGcgcaatttattttattttgcatttaatGAAGGCCCTTTAATTGATTGCTTTTAATTTAGATGATGAACAAGAGTGCCCGGGTCTGTTCTGTTTAAGGTCCAACAACACAACCCATTGAGCAGAGATATGGCGGGCAAAACCTTTTGCTTAATTCAACAAGGAAAATTCATAGCATTAATGCACATGAAAACATGCAAATGTAGAAggcattttttttaccaatcatCTCTAACTTTAAATTAACCCTTATACATTTTGTTCCTTCTGTTAGTTTATTGAAAATAGCCCAGCCGTGGCAGACGGGTGGCAGAGTGTAGTGTCTTCAACCACGGGAGATGAGGCATTCATGAGGTCCACTGCTTTTAACCTTGCCTCCCCTGAGGTACGGCTCATAAATCTGATTACAAATTGATTTTCGATCTTGGACTGACCTGTTTGACTGTGATAACTAGTGTAGtgaagatatatttttcttgtttgcagGATCTCAGTCTCCAAACGCTTTTACAGAGATCAGGATCATTGTTTCTTGAAAGTCTGGCCAAGGCAAACAAGTTCACGAAGGAGAAATTTGGATCGGTTGTGCGAGATTATGTTGTTTGTACTCAAGATTTATTGGTGGTTCCGTCATTGCAGCGCTTCATGATTGAACACAACGAGGTTAAGGAAGTGATGGAGATTCCAGCAGATCATATGGCAATTGTTTCTAGGCCTAAAGAACTCTGTCAATGTCTTCTGGAGTTTGCACGCAAGCATGCATAGATTGTTGTTAAATGCTGCGCTAATTATAAATGTAATAATGTGCAACATTTGTATCTAGTTCTAGgctgcctatatatatatatatatgtaatagGATGGctgttgaaataaaataaagaagagatAGATGCTGGCttcatttttagattttctCTCAGGAATATTCTTAGAATTGCAAGCGCACCGAATAATAAACAAGATTgatttgtatttattgtatGTGTCTTcattatttgtatttgtatttgtattgtatttattgtattcttTTCCATTTATGAATAATAAACAAGATTGATTTCTAGTCTGGCTTGATTTGTTATATTATGTTCTCTGCAGCTTGCACTGTTGTTATCATCCATGCACAACAAACTTGAAACTTTTCACTTACCATACGTAGCGACGGCTTCTTTTTAGCtaagataatgaaaaaatataatcggGATCAcatatgtaaaaatttaaattttagagatCAAAATAAGTATTTTCGAATCTTTTTagctaagaaaatgaaaaaagactagtttttttcttattaattttattttttaatattaaaaaaaattataacctaaaatcttattttgtaaTATCAATACTTAATTTTAGCTgttgaattttttcatatgactTGTTagaataaaattgtaaagaaaTAAGGTTTAGGACcagatttgtttattttaaaaaacactgaaGACCTCATAACAAAGCATTATATCCTCTATTATAGAGTGAGAGGatgattttttagttgattatgtAATTGTAATGTGGCCGTGAGTGGTTTAGCTGTGGTTTTTACCGAATGTAAGGTTAATAAAACGTATAGATAGATGATCTTTATCTTGTAGTGAATTGCTAtgcttttatatattaatacaaatgttgtacatatattttaatcaaaaacaaaagtttagttttttaattaaaccaaaTACCCAAAAAAATGTAATGTAGGAAAAAAAAGTATAGTTATAAGACATATTCACTGAAAATGTAAAATCATGTGAGaagtaaaatttaattgttttatttggattaaaagaatattataaaagaaaaactaatctAGCTGACCATCTTGTCTTGTGGATATCTTGGTTATTTGTGTAACAACCGTAATAGTTAGGTCAATTTATCCGTTTAACTTCCAAGTAAAGGGTAAATGAAacatagatttatttattttttacattgggTTCACCGAAATTTCTAACAAAATTGGCAGAGTCTCCCCAATATCGGgagatcccaagttatcgataaTTTACCTTGCATGCATTTATGATCACATCTCATCCACAATGGGTccaattcaacattaaattcatTCAAGAATATACTCATGACAAAACTTCATACTAAATCTTCATCTCATATCACATgcataaattagtaattaaaagaatcatCCAAGCACCGAAATTCCATATATAAACACAACATAGTTTAGCTTTCTAAACATAAACTAGTACATTATAATATCCCCAAGTATATGTTAATACATTTAATAttctaaacacaaaataatacgAGTATACTGTTATATTCAGGTTATATATTTACTGCATAACAAAATTACATGGATTCAAAATTTTACCTCATAAATGAATCACTactcatcaaattattatttttcatatcaggAACATAATAAACATCATAAATGAATCACTACTCATCATTCTTAAACTCAACAATAATTTTACCTCTACCTTTGATTAGTGTTTGAGATAAATCACTAAAAGTGATGTTGCCATAGCTTTCTTAATCAAGCTCAATAAAACTTCATTTCACATATGTGATTTGACACACCTGTATCAAGATTCCAAGTGCTTTGATTGCATGATTCAAAATTTCCACAAGCTAGCAACAAAGCAGGCTCTTCATAGCAAAATTCACCTTTTTGTCTTCACCAATAATGTTGCAATGACAATTTAAAGCATAATGACCAAACTCTTTGCAATTGTAacatttaatttctaatatgtCATACCTCCAACTTCATCGGCCTCAGCCTCTAGCACATCCTCTTAGAAAAGAATTTTGATTGTCATTGTGCCCTCCATGAGTTTCATGGCTTCTATATGACCTACAACCTCTTTATCTTCCTTTTCTATAAAAGATTCCACCTCTTTGAAAACCTTCTCTACTAGACTTAGTCTTGTCCTTTGAACTCAACTTTTCATGTAATGCTTGCTCTTTtgatcttctttcttcttcttttttcaatcttCTACTCATGGGCTTGAAGAGAACCCGTAAGTTCTTCCACTGTCATCTATTCTAAATCTTTTGACTCTTCTATTACCACAACAACATGATCAAATTCTCAGTctaaaaacttcaaaactttCTCTATAACATCGTCAATGTTTTctctatttaattattcttatctgATGAAGAACTAAAATTACTTTTGTAAAGTAATCGGAGATGGATTATGTGCTTTCCTTTTTTAACCTTTCACCTCTCAAAGCTTGCAACCATACCCTCTTCACTCTTTCTACACTACTAtaggattattatttttagaatctcTCATGCATCTTTTGAAGTTTTTGCTGGAGTACTCACCATCTCTAATGTAACTTTATCAAGCCCTTGATAAATCATAAATAAGGCTTTGTTATCTCTCTTCCTAGATTCTTTAAGAATCATCATTTCTGTAGTATCCAAGGTTGCTTTTGCTCTTATTCATTATGGTTCAGTATATTCattgtaatgttttgaatataaagACATAGGAAAAGC
This window contains:
- the LOC133672530 gene encoding salicylic acid-binding protein 2-like, which gives rise to MGDSNNQATHFVLIHGIASGAWAWYKVRTMLEAAGHSVTALDMSASGVNTKTLEEVVTFDQYNEPLIEFMASLAENEKVVLVGHSLGGLNVAFAMEKFPEKISLAVFVTAFLPDTEHRPSYMLEKFIENSPAVADGWQSVVSSTTGDEAFMRSTAFNLASPEDLSLQTLLQRSGSLFLESLAKANKFTKEKFGSVVRDYVVCTQDLLVVPSLQRFMIEHNEVKEVMEIPADHMAIVSRPKELCQCLLEFARKHA